The following proteins are co-located in the uncultured Draconibacterium sp. genome:
- the dinB gene encoding DNA polymerase IV, which yields MNRNIVHIDLDTFFVSCERLLNSELNGKPVLVGGTSGRGVVAACSYEARQYGVHSAMPMQMARRLCPEAIVVKGNSSVYSKFSESITDIIKEESPLYEKSSIDEFYIDVSGMDKFYGSYLWAQELRKRIIRETGLPISFGLSTNKTVSKVATGEIKPNNHLKIESGQEKNFLAPLLVKKIPMVGDQTYKLLLSMGVRYVKTIQEMPIELMEKVMGKNGIALWKKAQGIDNSLVEPYHERKSISSSLTFEKDTIDVQALKKLLLAMAEKLAFYLRNGNKLTSCVTVTIRYSDFDTRTRQKRIPYTSLDHTLIATTMELFDQLYNRRVLVRLVGVRFSHLVGGSYQMRLFEDNANLIKLYQQMDKMRNRFGQNAVRRASTLGTRGIGQMSNPFNGQPPVIPAHRRM from the coding sequence ATGAATAGAAACATAGTACATATAGATTTAGATACGTTTTTTGTTTCCTGCGAGCGTTTATTAAACTCGGAGTTGAACGGAAAACCTGTACTGGTTGGCGGTACCAGTGGGCGGGGAGTGGTGGCGGCTTGTAGTTACGAGGCACGGCAATACGGTGTGCATTCGGCAATGCCCATGCAAATGGCACGGCGGCTTTGCCCCGAGGCAATTGTGGTAAAAGGGAACAGTTCGGTTTACAGCAAGTTTTCAGAAAGTATAACTGACATTATAAAAGAGGAATCGCCGCTGTACGAGAAATCTTCCATCGATGAATTTTACATCGATGTAAGTGGAATGGATAAATTTTACGGTTCGTATTTGTGGGCGCAGGAGTTGCGGAAGCGGATAATTCGTGAAACGGGGCTGCCTATTTCCTTTGGGCTTTCAACAAATAAAACGGTATCGAAAGTGGCAACGGGTGAAATAAAACCCAACAACCACTTAAAAATAGAAAGCGGGCAGGAAAAGAATTTTCTGGCTCCCCTGCTGGTAAAAAAGATTCCGATGGTGGGCGACCAGACTTACAAGCTGTTGCTGAGTATGGGCGTTCGCTACGTAAAAACCATTCAGGAAATGCCCATTGAACTGATGGAAAAAGTGATGGGAAAAAACGGAATTGCCCTTTGGAAAAAAGCGCAGGGAATTGATAATTCGCTGGTGGAACCTTACCACGAGCGCAAATCCATTTCGTCGTCGCTAACCTTTGAGAAGGATACCATTGATGTACAGGCGCTAAAAAAACTGTTGCTGGCCATGGCGGAAAAACTGGCTTTTTATCTGCGCAACGGCAACAAACTTACTTCGTGTGTTACGGTAACCATTCGTTATTCCGATTTCGACACCCGCACCCGGCAAAAACGAATACCCTACACTTCGCTCGATCACACGCTGATTGCCACTACCATGGAACTTTTCGATCAGCTTTACAACCGGCGGGTTTTGGTGCGTTTAGTGGGCGTACGGTTTAGTCACCTGGTTGGAGGAAGTTACCAAATGCGATTGTTTGAAGACAATGCCAACCTGATAAAATTGTATCAGCAAATGGATAAAATGCGTAACCGTTTCGGGCAGAATGCTGTTCGGCGCGCATCTACTCTGGGAACCCGAGGAATTGGGCAAATGAGCAACCCGTTTAACGGACAGCCGCCGGTTATTCCGGCACACCGAAGGATGTGA